A window of Streptomyces sp. NBC_01241 genomic DNA:
TGCGGGTTGGGCAGGAAGCGGCAGTCGACGACCAGGTCGGCGTCGACCGGCAGGCCGTACTTGAAGCCGAACGACATGACCGTGGCGCGCAGCTCCGGCTCCTCGTCGCCGGCGAACTGGGCGTCCATCTTGGCGCGCAGTTCGTGCACGTTGAGACTGGAGGTGTCGATCACCAGGTCGGCGTCGCCGCGCAGCTCGCGCAGCAGGTCGCGCTCGGCGGCGATGCCGTCGACGATCCGGCCGTCGCCCTGGAGGGGGTGCGGGCGGCGGACCGACTCGAAGCGGCGGACCAGGGCGTCGTCGGAGGACTCCAGGAAAACGATCCGCCGGGTGACGTGCTTGGTCTCCAGGTCGGCGAGGGAATCGCGGAGGTTGTCGAAGAAGCGGCGGCCGCGCACGTCGACGACGACGGCGATCCGGGCCACGTTGCCCTGCGAGCGGGCGCCGAGCTCGACCATGGTGGGGATCAGGGCGGGCGGCAGGTTGTCCACGACGAACCAGCCGAGGTCCTCCAGACACTTGGCCGCGGTGCTGCGTCCCGCGCCCGACATCCCGGAGATGATCACCAGCTCGGGGATGGCCCCGGCCCCGTCGCCCGGGTCGATCGTGGTGCCGGTACTCACGTGTCCTGCTCCGTCTGCTCGGTCGGTGCTGTCGTGCTCGACTTCGTGTTCGCGCCCGACTTCGTGTTCGTGTTCGTGCTCGTGCTCAGTCATGTCGTGCTGCCCCCGTCGTCCTCTTCAATGATCTCTCCTGTCGCCGTGTTCACGGCGGGCGTGGCCGGGGCGGCCGAGGCCAGGGCGATGGCCACTGATTCCGCCGTTCTGCGGCCTATCCCCGGCGCCTCGCAGATCTCGTCGATTGTCGCCTGCTTCAGCTTCTTCACGGAGCCGAAATGCTTGATCAACGCCTGTTTCCGGGTCTCGCCGAGGCCGGCGACGGCATCCAGGGGGCTGGACCGGATGCGCTTGGCCCGTTTGGCGCGCTGGTACGTGATCGCGAAGCGGTGGGCCTCGTCGCGGACGCGTTGGAGGAGGTAGAGACCTTCGCTGGAGCGGGGCAGGACGACGGGGTCGTCGTCCTCGGGCAGCCAGACCTCTTCGAGGCGCTTGGCGAGGCCGCAGACGGCGATGTCGTCGATCCCGAGCTCGTCGAGGGCGCGTTTGGCCGCGGCGACCTGCGGCTGACCGCCGTCGACCACGACGAGCTGCGGCGGATAGGCGAACCGCTTGGGACGACCGTCGTCCTCACGGGGCTCGGCGTCCGGATCGGGAGTGGTGTCCACCGGACCGGGGGTAGTGCCCACCGGACCGGGGGTAGTGCCCACCGGATCGGGGGTGGTGTCCACCGGATCGGGGGTAGGGCCCACCGGATCGGGGGTGGTGTCCGGGTCGGCGGCCGGGACGGCCGGGGCCGTCGAGGCGGTGTGCGGGGCCGGGACGGGGCCGCTCGGGGCGGGGGTCTCCTCCCACTCCCCCGTGCGTTCCTTCTCCTGGAGATACCGCTTGAAGCGGCGGCCGATCACCTCGTGCATCGACCGGACGTCGTCCTGGCCCTCGAAGCCCTTGATCTGGAAGCGGCGGTACTCGCTCTTGCGGGCGAGACCGTCCTCGAAGACGACCATGGACGCGACTACGTCGTCGCCCTGGAGATGGGAAATGTCGAAGCACTCGATGCGCAGCGGAGCCGTGTCGAGGCCGAGTGCCTCGGCGATCTCCTCCAGGGCCCGGGAGCGGGTCGTCAGGTCGGAGGCGCGTTTGGTCTTGTGCAGCCCCAGGGCCTGCTGTGCGTTGCGCTGGACCGTCGTCATCAGGTCCTTCTTGTCGCCGCGCTGCGGGATGCGCAGGCTGACCTGGGAGCCCCGGCGGTCGGCGAGCCACTGGGAGACCGCGTCGGGGTGCTCGGGGAGGGCCGGGACGAGGACCTCCTTGGGGACGGAGTCGCCCGTCTCCTCTCCGTACAGCTGTTGCAGGGCGTGCTCGACCAGGCCCGAGGTGTCGACGTTCTCGACCTTGTCGGTGACCCAGCCGCGCTGGCCGCGCACCCGGCCGCCGCGCACGTGGAAGATCTGGACGGCGGCTTCGAGGTCGTCCTCGGCGACCGCTATCAGGTCGGCGTCGGTGGCGTCGGCGAGGACGACGGCGCTCTTCTCCATGGCCCGCTTGAGGGCCTCCACGTCGTCACGGAGGCGGGCCGCCCGCTCGTACTCCATCTCTTCGGCCGCCGCCATCATGTCCTTCTCCAGGCGGCGGATGTACGTGCCGGTGCGGCCGGCCATGAAGTCGCAGAAGTCGACCGCCAGTTCGCGGTGTTCCTCGGGGGTGACCCGGCCGACGCAGGGGGCCGAGCACTTGCCGATGTAGCCGAGGAGGCACGGGCGGCCGGTCCTGGCGGCGTTCTTGAAGACTCCGGCGGAGCACGTACGCACCGGAAAGACCCGGAGCATCAGGTCGACCGTCTCGCGGATCGCCCAGGCGTGCCCGTACGGACCGAAGTAGCGCACGCCCTTCTTCTTGGCTCCGCGCATGACCTGGACGCGCGGGAATTCCTCGTTGAGCGTGACCGCGAGGTACGGATAGCTCTTGTCGTCGCGGTACTTGACGTTGAACCGGGGGTCGAACTCCTTGATCCAGGAGTACTCCAGCTGAAGCGCCTCGACCTCCGTGGAGACGACGGTCCACTCCACCGAGGCGGCCGTGGTGACCATCGTGCGCGTACGCGGGTGGAGAGCGGCCAGGTCCTGGAAGTAATTGGCCAGGCGCTGGCGCAGGTTCTTGGCCTTTCCGACGTAGATCACCCGGCGGTGTTCGTCGCGGAATTTGTAGACCCCCGGGGAGTCGGGGATCTGTCCCGGCTTGGGGCGGTAGCTGGAGGGGTCTGCCATGTGTCCCACCCTACTTGCGGGCAGTGACAGCACGGCCTGCCCGGCCGTGGTGCCGCGTTCCGGGGTACGGATCTCACGCTCACCGGCCGCCACCGGACCGTGCACCTGGTGGAGCAGGGGGTACGGCCCGGGCTGGTCGGCATCGGCCAGGAGTGATCGGCCGGGAGTGAATCCGCCCTCCGCGCGCCGTCAGGCGTCGGGGCCCGCGACGAGCTTTCCGCCCTCGATCCGGACCGGGACGGACGGCAGCGGCGCGGTCGCCGGGCCGCGCGTCGCCTGGCCGGTCGTCGTGTCGAAGCGGCTGCCGTGGCAGGGGCAGTTCCCGACGTTGTCCTCGACCTTGTCCAGCAGGCAGCCCGCGTGGGTGCACTGGGCGCTGAACGCCTTGTACTGGCCCTTGGCCGGGCAGCTGACGACGACCCGCTGTTCGCGGTAGAGCTTGGATCCGCCGACCGGAACCTCTTCCGGCACGCCGAGTTCGACGGGGGCGGTCGGCGTCGGCGTCTCGGCGTGGCCGAGCTTCGACTCGGTCGAGCAGGCGGCCACTCCCAGCCCGGCGACGCCGGCGAGAGCGGCGCCCTTCAGCACGGTACGGCGGGCGGCGGGCTGGCCGGGCATGCGGTCTCCACTGGTCAGAAGGGGCAGGGTGCAGAGGATTACCGGTCGACTGGGGCACCACGCGGACCAGAGGTACCGCGGGTATCAGAGCCATCGGTGACAGAACCGACGATACCGGCGGAGACCGGAGACCCGGCGGCCGGGCTGCCCAAGGCCCGTTGCGCCTGGTCAGGGGGGTAGGGGGCCGGATCAGGACGTGTGGACGTGCCGGGGTATCGGGGGGTTCGGGTGGCGCGGCCGGCCAGCGCCCGGCGCACAGGCTGAGCACCGGGAGCTGCGGTGAGGGGCAGGGCCCGTACCGGCCGAAGGTCCCCCGTACCGACAGAGGTGGTGGCCCCCGGGCTCCGGGGGCCACCACCTGAACGCGCGGGCCGTCAGGCCTTGCGCGCGGGCGATCAGGCCTTGCGCGCGGGCGATCAGGCCTTGCGCGTGCGGGTCGCCTTCTTCGCCGCGGGCTTCTTCGCGGCGGCCGTCCTGTCGGTCCTGGCCGTGGCCGACTTGGCGGCCTGGCCTGCGCTCGTCCTGGCCGTGGCCGTCTTCCTGGCCGGGGTCGACTTCGCGGCGACCGCCTTCTTCGCGACCACCTTCCGCGCCGGCTTGCGGGCCGCCGGCACCGCGGCTTCGCTCACCCGGTCCGGGTCGAGGATGCCCTGGAGGAACTTGCCGGTGTGGCTGGCCGGAACTCCGGCGACCTGCTCCGGGGTCCCCTCGGCAACGACGAGACCGCCGCCGTTGCCCCCTTCGGGACCCATGTCGATGACCCAGTCCGCGGTCTTGACCACGTCGAGGTTGTGCTCGATGACGATCACCGAGTTGCCCTTGTCGACCAGCCCGGAGAGCACCTTGATGAGCTTGCTGATGTCCTCGAAGTGCAGACCCGTGGTCGGCTCGTCCAGGACGTAGACCGTCCGGCCGGTGGAGCGCTTCTGGAGTTCGCTCGCGAGCTTCACACGCTGCGCCTCGCCGCCGGAGAGCGTCGGCGCGGACTGGCCGAGCCTGACGTAACCGAGGCCGACCTCGTGGAGCGTACGGAGGTGGCGGGCGATCGTCGGGACGGCCTCGAAGAACTCCAGGCCCTCCTCGATCGGCATGTCCAGCACCTCGGCGATGGACTTGCCCTTGTAGTGGACCTCCAGGGTCTCCCGGTTGTAGCGCGCTCCGTGGCAGACCTCGCACGGGACGTACACATCAGGCAGGAAGTTCATCTCGATCTTGATCGTGCCGTCGCCGGAGCAGTTCTCGCAGCGGCCGCCCTTGACGTTGAAGGAGAAGCGGCCCGGCAGATAGCCGCGCACCTTCGCCTCCATCGTCTCGGCGAACAGCTTGCGGACGTGGTCGAAGACGCCGGTGTACGTGGCCGGGTTGGACCGGGGCGTACGGCCGATGGGCGACTGGTCGACGTGCACCACCTTGTCGACCTGGTCGTCGCCGTCGACCCGGGTGTGCCGGCCGGGAACCGACTTGGCGCCGTT
This region includes:
- a CDS encoding Rieske (2Fe-2S) protein gives rise to the protein MPGQPAARRTVLKGAALAGVAGLGVAACSTESKLGHAETPTPTAPVELGVPEEVPVGGSKLYREQRVVVSCPAKGQYKAFSAQCTHAGCLLDKVEDNVGNCPCHGSRFDTTTGQATRGPATAPLPSVPVRIEGGKLVAGPDA
- the uvrC gene encoding excinuclease ABC subunit UvrC, producing the protein MADPSSYRPKPGQIPDSPGVYKFRDEHRRVIYVGKAKNLRQRLANYFQDLAALHPRTRTMVTTAASVEWTVVSTEVEALQLEYSWIKEFDPRFNVKYRDDKSYPYLAVTLNEEFPRVQVMRGAKKKGVRYFGPYGHAWAIRETVDLMLRVFPVRTCSAGVFKNAARTGRPCLLGYIGKCSAPCVGRVTPEEHRELAVDFCDFMAGRTGTYIRRLEKDMMAAAEEMEYERAARLRDDVEALKRAMEKSAVVLADATDADLIAVAEDDLEAAVQIFHVRGGRVRGQRGWVTDKVENVDTSGLVEHALQQLYGEETGDSVPKEVLVPALPEHPDAVSQWLADRRGSQVSLRIPQRGDKKDLMTTVQRNAQQALGLHKTKRASDLTTRSRALEEIAEALGLDTAPLRIECFDISHLQGDDVVASMVVFEDGLARKSEYRRFQIKGFEGQDDVRSMHEVIGRRFKRYLQEKERTGEWEETPAPSGPVPAPHTASTAPAVPAADPDTTPDPVGPTPDPVDTTPDPVGTTPGPVGTTPGPVDTTPDPDAEPREDDGRPKRFAYPPQLVVVDGGQPQVAAAKRALDELGIDDIAVCGLAKRLEEVWLPEDDDPVVLPRSSEGLYLLQRVRDEAHRFAITYQRAKRAKRIRSSPLDAVAGLGETRKQALIKHFGSVKKLKQATIDEICEAPGIGRRTAESVAIALASAAPATPAVNTATGEIIEEDDGGSTT
- the rapZ gene encoding RNase adapter RapZ is translated as MTEHEHEHEHEVGREHEVEHDSTDRADGAGHVSTGTTIDPGDGAGAIPELVIISGMSGAGRSTAAKCLEDLGWFVVDNLPPALIPTMVELGARSQGNVARIAVVVDVRGRRFFDNLRDSLADLETKHVTRRIVFLESSDDALVRRFESVRRPHPLQGDGRIVDGIAAERDLLRELRGDADLVIDTSSLNVHELRAKMDAQFAGDEEPELRATVMSFGFKYGLPVDADLVVDCRFLPNPHWVPELRPFTGLNAEVSDYVFDQPGAKEFLNQYTELLQLIAAGYRREGKRYVTIAVGCTGGKHRSVAMSEKLAARLATEGIETVLVHRDMGRE